A section of the [Limnothrix rosea] IAM M-220 genome encodes:
- a CDS encoding (Fe-S)-binding protein codes for MTLSEPQINSFDAANPPEQKEIDSCVHCGFCLDTCPSYRVLGSEMDSPRGRIYLMDAIAKGEAEINAATVKHFDSCLGCLACTSACPSGVSYDELLTSMRSQIERNYQRPLGDRLFRWLIFNLFPYPARLRLLLPLLWFYQNSGLQWLVRKLGILKISARLEAMEMILPRVNLAQAKQNLPTVIAAKGEQRYRVGMLLGCVQRLFFSPVNEATARILTANGCEVVIPTSQGCCGALPAHQGQDGQAQAIARQMIDSFADQNVDFIMINAAGCGHTLKEYGRILKDDPDYAEKAVEFAAKVRDVQEFLAEVGLTAELSPVTDAPLPVAYQDACHLLHGQKISEQPRQLLRSIPHVQLREAADHTLCCGSAGVFNLLQPDIADELGDRKAKNLSKTGAKVIISANPGCSLQIKKHLQQQGEEIQLWHPMELLDFSIRGIKLD; via the coding sequence ATGACTCTTTCTGAACCTCAAATAAATAGTTTTGATGCGGCCAATCCGCCAGAGCAAAAGGAGATCGACAGCTGTGTGCACTGTGGGTTTTGTTTGGATACTTGTCCAAGCTATAGGGTTTTAGGTTCAGAGATGGATTCTCCCCGCGGTCGTATTTATCTAATGGATGCGATCGCCAAGGGTGAGGCGGAAATTAATGCAGCGACAGTAAAGCATTTTGATAGCTGTTTGGGTTGTCTGGCCTGTACTTCGGCTTGTCCGTCGGGGGTGAGTTATGACGAACTTTTAACTTCCATGCGATCCCAAATTGAACGAAATTATCAAAGACCGTTGGGCGATCGCCTCTTTCGTTGGCTGATTTTTAATTTATTTCCCTACCCGGCAAGGTTGAGATTATTATTGCCGTTGCTGTGGTTCTACCAAAATTCTGGTTTGCAGTGGCTTGTGCGTAAGTTGGGAATCTTAAAAATTTCGGCAAGGCTAGAGGCCATGGAAATGATTTTGCCTAGGGTTAATCTTGCCCAAGCCAAACAAAATTTGCCCACAGTGATTGCAGCAAAAGGTGAACAAAGATATCGGGTGGGGATGCTTTTAGGCTGTGTGCAACGGCTCTTTTTCTCGCCAGTCAATGAAGCGACGGCAAGGATTTTAACGGCCAACGGCTGTGAAGTTGTCATTCCCACAAGCCAAGGATGTTGCGGCGCTTTACCGGCTCACCAAGGTCAAGATGGGCAGGCTCAGGCGATCGCCCGTCAAATGATTGATAGTTTTGCCGACCAAAATGTTGATTTTATTATGATTAACGCCGCCGGCTGTGGACATACCCTCAAGGAATATGGCCGAATTTTAAAAGACGATCCCGACTATGCAGAAAAAGCTGTAGAGTTTGCGGCAAAAGTACGGGATGTACAAGAATTTCTGGCTGAAGTGGGCTTAACTGCTGAGTTGTCTCCGGTAACTGACGCACCGTTACCCGTTGCCTACCAAGATGCGTGCCATCTACTCCACGGCCAAAAAATCTCGGAGCAACCCCGTCAGTTACTCCGTTCTATTCCCCATGTCCAACTGCGCGAAGCGGCAGACCATACTTTATGTTGTGGCAGCGCTGGTGTTTTTAATCTGTTGCAACCAGATATTGCCGATGAGCTCGGCGATCGCAAAGCTAAGAATCTATCAAAAACTGGTGCAAAGGTGATTATTTCAGCGAATCCGGGTTGTAGTCTCCAAATAAAAAAACACCTGCAACAGCAAGGTGAAGAGATTCAACTCTGGCATCCCATGGAGCTACTGGATTTTTCGATTCGTGGCATCAAACTTGACTGA
- a CDS encoding cyclic nucleotide-binding domain-containing protein, whose protein sequence is MTQNISGSSMWNFVGKLLNLVQTIEFQVGRSTVSLIEIVQLFFFIIITFILASYLSRFLKDRGLKKVIVDKGSRYIISNFISYGIGFFLLLVILQTTGFDVSILAVIGGGLGIGIGLGFQDFTKNFVSGLTLLTERKIKTGDYVKLGDLCGFVQEISTRAIVLKKKDGSSVVIPNSHFVENQIINFHYETDHVRLKIPVTVAYDSDTTLVTEVLLVAAYLDQSILQIPSPQVVFVGFGDNALCFELWVWIESDQMGFKEEITSSLHFTIEYKFRENQIKIPFPQRELWLHNINFSAFKSNVADHVPETNLPEKKTISAVKHTSISEPQISIRAALKKVVYFSHLSEFRLRQIIEIGRLKPLKDREVLFRENDPGDAFYIILSGRIEVYAETLKKQLAILEAGNFFGEMSLMLGVPRTATAKALENTLLFAITNQNFKVLLQKHPDFHEALVEELSNHQEELIRRKREMQEKGCLPSDEQEVNIVNWVRHRLKTLFSL, encoded by the coding sequence GTGACCCAAAACATTAGCGGATCATCCATGTGGAATTTTGTCGGCAAACTGCTTAACCTCGTCCAAACAATCGAATTTCAAGTCGGACGTTCTACGGTTTCACTAATTGAAATTGTACAGCTTTTTTTCTTCATTATTATCACCTTTATTCTCGCCAGTTACCTGAGCCGCTTCCTAAAGGATCGAGGGCTAAAAAAAGTAATTGTTGATAAAGGTAGCCGCTATATTATCTCAAACTTTATTAGTTATGGTATTGGTTTCTTTTTGCTCCTTGTTATTCTACAAACAACGGGCTTTGATGTATCTATTTTGGCAGTCATTGGCGGTGGTCTCGGCATTGGTATTGGCTTGGGTTTCCAGGACTTCACCAAGAACTTTGTCAGTGGATTAACATTACTCACAGAGCGGAAAATAAAAACCGGAGACTATGTCAAACTTGGTGATTTATGTGGCTTTGTCCAAGAGATTTCAACAAGGGCGATCGTGCTAAAGAAAAAAGATGGCTCTTCTGTCGTTATTCCCAATAGTCATTTTGTCGAAAATCAAATTATTAACTTTCACTATGAAACTGACCATGTTCGCCTCAAAATTCCTGTAACCGTTGCCTATGACAGCGACACAACTTTAGTCACTGAAGTCTTATTGGTAGCGGCATATTTGGATCAAAGTATTTTACAAATTCCTTCTCCCCAGGTTGTTTTTGTTGGCTTTGGAGATAATGCCCTATGCTTTGAATTATGGGTTTGGATTGAAAGTGATCAGATGGGTTTTAAGGAAGAAATCACCAGTTCGCTCCATTTTACAATTGAATATAAATTTCGAGAAAATCAGATTAAAATTCCTTTCCCCCAGCGAGAATTATGGTTGCATAATATTAATTTTTCGGCTTTTAAATCAAATGTAGCGGATCATGTGCCAGAGACAAATTTGCCGGAGAAAAAAACGATTTCTGCGGTTAAGCATACTTCGATTAGTGAGCCGCAGATCTCGATTCGTGCAGCGCTAAAAAAGGTGGTTTATTTTAGTCATCTGAGTGAGTTTAGGCTACGACAAATCATTGAGATTGGCAGATTAAAACCCCTTAAGGATAGAGAGGTTTTATTTCGGGAAAATGACCCCGGTGATGCGTTTTATATTATTTTGTCGGGTCGCATCGAGGTGTATGCAGAAACCCTAAAAAAACAGTTGGCGATTTTAGAGGCGGGCAATTTTTTTGGGGAAATGTCTTTAATGCTGGGTGTCCCTCGAACGGCAACGGCAAAGGCTTTAGAAAATACTTTGTTGTTTGCTATTACGAATCAAAATTTTAAAGTGTTGCTCCAAAAGCATCCGGATTTCCATGAGGCTTTGGTTGAGGAGCTGAGTAATCATCAAGAGGAGTTGATTCGGCGGAAACGGGAAATGCAGGAAAAAGGTTGTTTGCCGTCGGATGAGCAGGAAGTCAATATTGTGAATTGGGTGCGGCATCGTTTAAAAACGCTGTTTAGTCTTTAA
- a CDS encoding metal ABC transporter solute-binding protein, Zn/Mn family yields the protein MLVRQKIILSGVLVGLSFGAVACGGEVVQAPQEAVVEEEQQEEERLNVMVSILPQQYFVEKIGGDRVNVQVMVPAGTEAETYEPKPQQLTDLSQADAYIATGIFFEEIWAERIKTANSEMVLIDSSAGIEKMTMVAHSHAHHDHGEGEHSDHNHGHGEEHAAHGDDLKDPHTWLSPKLAKVHAQNIYDVLVELEPASEAFFKENLEALLVEIDELNQAIAAALDNLSSRKFLVFHPAWGYFAEDYDLEQIPIEVEGQEPSAAELAELIKVAQAENIRVIFAQYQFNSQSAQTIADEIGGEVVFIDPLSPDWANNLKAIAAEIVAANAN from the coding sequence ATGCTAGTTCGACAAAAAATCATTTTGTCTGGTGTTTTGGTAGGCCTCAGCTTCGGTGCCGTGGCCTGTGGCGGTGAAGTAGTGCAAGCACCCCAAGAAGCGGTGGTCGAGGAGGAGCAACAGGAAGAGGAGCGCCTTAATGTGATGGTGAGTATTTTGCCACAGCAATATTTTGTGGAAAAAATCGGGGGCGATCGCGTAAATGTGCAGGTAATGGTGCCGGCGGGGACGGAGGCCGAAACCTATGAGCCAAAGCCGCAACAGTTGACCGATTTAAGTCAGGCGGATGCCTACATTGCGACGGGTATTTTCTTTGAGGAGATTTGGGCAGAACGAATTAAAACGGCAAATTCGGAGATGGTGCTCATCGATAGCTCTGCGGGCATCGAAAAAATGACAATGGTGGCCCATAGCCACGCCCACCATGACCACGGTGAGGGAGAACATTCTGACCATAACCATGGCCATGGAGAGGAACATGCAGCCCACGGCGATGACTTAAAAGATCCCCACACGTGGCTCTCACCAAAATTAGCGAAGGTTCACGCTCAAAATATTTATGATGTTCTGGTAGAGCTAGAGCCTGCTTCTGAGGCCTTCTTTAAAGAAAATTTAGAGGCTCTCCTTGTGGAAATTGATGAGTTGAATCAGGCGATCGCCGCCGCATTAGACAATCTATCCAGCCGTAAATTTTTAGTCTTTCACCCAGCGTGGGGATACTTTGCGGAAGACTATGACCTAGAGCAGATTCCCATTGAAGTGGAAGGTCAGGAGCCGAGTGCAGCGGAGTTGGCAGAATTAATCAAGGTGGCTCAGGCTGAAAATATCCGAGTTATTTTTGCCCAATACCAATTTAATTCCCAATCTGCCCAAACCATTGCTGATGAAATTGGGGGCGAAGTTGTTTTTATTGATCCGCTTTCCCCCGACTGGGCTAATAACCTCAAGGCGATCGCCGCAGAAATTGTCGCCGCGAATGCCAACTAG
- a CDS encoding metal ABC transporter ATP-binding protein, producing the protein MTSVISLENVTAGYPQTPVLENINLTINHLDFMGIIGPNGGGKTTLLKVLLGLLKPQRGSVKILDKSVEQGRRYIGYVPQLLELDHTFPIKVKDVVSMGRLGKRRLFRRYNKKDHDIVRRSLDQVGMADKGDRPIGELSGGERQRVYVARALASEPQILLLDEPTANVDSRIQASIYELLKHLNQYMTIIMISHDLGAVSSYVKTVGCLNKTLHYHHNKVITPQMIEATYQCPVDLIAHGVPHRVFPDHNGDVDAPPSVHSHDCNHV; encoded by the coding sequence ATGACAAGTGTAATTTCCCTCGAAAATGTCACGGCAGGCTACCCCCAAACCCCGGTGCTCGAAAATATTAATTTAACCATTAACCATTTGGATTTTATGGGCATAATCGGCCCCAACGGTGGCGGTAAAACAACCTTACTTAAGGTATTACTCGGTCTCCTTAAACCCCAGCGAGGCAGCGTCAAAATCCTTGATAAGTCCGTAGAACAGGGACGCAGATATATTGGCTATGTACCGCAACTGCTCGAACTGGATCATACTTTCCCCATCAAGGTCAAAGATGTGGTGAGTATGGGTCGCCTCGGTAAACGGAGACTCTTCCGGCGTTACAACAAAAAAGACCATGACATTGTGCGGCGATCGCTCGATCAAGTCGGTATGGCCGATAAGGGCGATCGCCCCATTGGCGAGTTGTCCGGGGGAGAACGGCAGCGGGTTTATGTGGCGCGGGCTTTAGCCTCAGAACCCCAAATTTTATTACTAGACGAACCGACGGCAAATGTAGACTCGCGGATACAAGCCAGCATTTATGAATTGCTCAAACATTTAAATCAGTACATGACCATCATCATGATTTCCCACGACCTTGGGGCTGTGTCGTCCTATGTGAAAACGGTGGGCTGTCTCAATAAAACTCTCCATTACCACCACAATAAAGTGATTACGCCCCAGATGATCGAGGCGACCTATCAATGTCCCGTTGATCTGATTGCCCATGGTGTCCCCCACCGCGTTTTCCCTGACCACAATGGCGATGTTGATGCGCCTCCCTCTGTTCATTCCCACGATTGCAACCATGTTTGA
- a CDS encoding metal ABC transporter permease, with protein sequence MFEALQFEFMQNALMAGVLVSIACGIVGTFVVVNRIVFISGGIAHAAYGGIGLGYFFKFNPVWGAIAFALVSAMGMGWVEQKTKQRSDTLIGVMWAIGMAIGIILIDLTDGYKAGLESYLFGSLLAVPRQDLWLMLGLDILIIGIVTLLYKEFLAISFDCTYAITRNLPTDILYLLLVGLIALTVVMVMQIVGLIMVIALLTIPAAIAGQWRTEIKEIMMFSSLLGMLFTTMGLWMSYRFNLTSGATIILICGVSYLISLSLKTCRNQQWT encoded by the coding sequence ATGTTTGAAGCGCTCCAGTTTGAATTTATGCAAAATGCCCTGATGGCTGGGGTTTTGGTGAGCATCGCCTGTGGCATTGTTGGTACTTTTGTGGTGGTTAACCGCATTGTTTTTATTAGTGGCGGCATTGCCCATGCGGCCTATGGTGGTATTGGTCTTGGCTATTTTTTCAAGTTCAATCCCGTTTGGGGGGCGATCGCCTTTGCTCTAGTGTCAGCAATGGGGATGGGCTGGGTTGAACAAAAAACCAAACAACGTAGCGATACTCTGATCGGTGTCATGTGGGCGATCGGTATGGCGATCGGTATTATTCTCATCGACCTCACCGACGGCTATAAAGCCGGTTTAGAAAGCTATCTCTTTGGGAGTTTGCTCGCTGTACCCCGCCAAGATTTATGGTTAATGTTGGGTCTTGATATTCTGATCATCGGCATTGTCACCTTGCTCTACAAAGAATTTCTCGCCATCTCCTTTGACTGTACCTATGCCATTACCCGTAACTTGCCTACCGATATACTTTATCTATTGCTGGTGGGCTTAATTGCTCTCACTGTCGTGATGGTGATGCAAATCGTCGGACTGATTATGGTGATTGCTCTCCTGACAATCCCCGCGGCGATCGCCGGACAATGGCGCACCGAAATCAAAGAAATAATGATGTTTTCCAGTTTATTGGGGATGCTCTTCACGACTATGGGATTATGGATGTCTTATCGCTTTAATCTCACCTCAGGCGCGACGATTATTCTAATTTGCGGTGTCAGTTACCTGATCAGCCTAAGCCTTAAAACTTGCCGTAACCAGCAATGGACGTAA
- a CDS encoding Fur family transcriptional regulator: MPKKLTKNQQKILALITTLKGEVSAQDLHFQIKQQGLRIGLATVYRTLKLLKIEGKIQERVTPDGESFYSTINAVDHHHHHLNCVNCGESYPMDSCPLSHKISEWCSEQKFKVYYHTLEFFGLCETCQQNYDEAECLSAN; this comes from the coding sequence ATGCCTAAAAAACTCACAAAAAATCAACAAAAAATTTTAGCGCTAATTACCACATTAAAGGGTGAAGTCAGTGCCCAAGATCTTCATTTTCAGATTAAGCAGCAAGGTCTTCGCATTGGTCTAGCAACCGTGTATCGCACCCTCAAACTCCTCAAAATTGAAGGGAAAATTCAAGAGCGCGTTACCCCCGACGGCGAATCTTTTTACAGCACCATCAACGCCGTTGACCACCATCACCACCATCTAAATTGCGTCAATTGCGGTGAATCCTACCCCATGGACAGTTGCCCCCTCAGCCACAAAATTAGTGAGTGGTGTAGCGAACAAAAATTCAAAGTTTACTACCACACCCTAGAGTTCTTTGGGCTATGTGAAACTTGCCAGCAAAATTACGATGAAGCCGAGTGTTTAAGCGCCAATTGA
- a CDS encoding gamma carbonic anhydrase family protein, with protein sequence MSDRSWSNVSLGKPDLSRAAFVAKNATVLGNVAIAEGASIWYGAIVRGDLEGIEIGKFSNVQDGAVLHGDPGKLTVLEDYVTVGHKAVIHSAHIERGSLIGIGAIVLDGVRVGAGSIIGAGCVVTKDVPRRSLMVGVPAKRIKDIDDIKAQSLIHHAEQYYQLALKHSASS encoded by the coding sequence ATGTCTGATCGCTCTTGGTCGAATGTATCTCTCGGTAAACCGGATCTCAGTCGGGCGGCTTTTGTGGCAAAAAATGCGACGGTGCTGGGTAATGTGGCGATCGCCGAGGGGGCAAGTATTTGGTATGGGGCAATTGTGCGGGGCGATTTAGAAGGGATTGAGATCGGTAAGTTTAGTAATGTGCAGGATGGGGCGGTATTGCACGGCGATCCGGGAAAATTAACGGTGCTTGAAGACTATGTGACAGTGGGTCATAAAGCTGTGATTCATAGTGCCCATATTGAACGAGGTTCGCTGATCGGGATTGGGGCGATCGTGCTGGATGGGGTGCGGGTTGGCGCGGGTAGTATTATTGGCGCGGGCTGTGTGGTGACGAAGGATGTACCACGGCGATCGCTGATGGTGGGCGTTCCGGCAAAACGGATTAAAGATATTGACGATATTAAGGCTCAGAGTTTAATTCACCATGCGGAGCAATATTATCAATTGGCGCTTAAACACTCGGCTTCATCGTAA
- a CDS encoding secondary thiamine-phosphate synthase enzyme YjbQ — translation MKQYQQALRVRTQGKSLHMITSKINTYVAESGITTGLCVVFVRHTSASLIIQENADPDVLTDLENFMTKLVPEDGRSYIHSAEGPDDMPAHIRSILTKTSEQIPVAGGRLVLGTWQGIYLWEHRQRNHNREIVVHISGE, via the coding sequence ATGAAGCAGTACCAACAAGCCCTCCGCGTCCGCACCCAAGGTAAATCTCTACATATGATTACCTCAAAAATCAATACCTACGTCGCCGAATCAGGCATCACCACAGGACTATGCGTTGTTTTCGTCCGCCACACATCCGCCTCTTTGATCATCCAAGAAAATGCCGATCCCGATGTCCTCACTGATCTCGAAAACTTTATGACAAAACTTGTCCCCGAAGACGGTCGCTCCTACATCCACAGCGCCGAAGGCCCCGACGATATGCCCGCCCACATTCGCTCTATCCTCACCAAAACCTCCGAGCAAATTCCCGTTGCTGGTGGTCGTTTAGTGCTTGGGACTTGGCAGGGCATTTATCTCTGGGAACATCGCCAACGCAACCACAACCGCGAAATTGTCGTCCACATTTCCGGCGAGTAG
- a CDS encoding ATP-binding protein — translation MVSQPTRNLSTTYAESLANLTIESTLSDLTLYDTIVDAKNITKNVVQLFEADTIIPGIILTQNNRFYGMISRRRFLKRMSRPYALEIFLQRPLSTLYNVENFPVNILPESTLVVEAAQFALEREGSQMYEPIVVERQNGDYALIDVPLVFYAQAHIHKLTSQLLTEQTHAHMVQTEKMASLGRMVAGIAHEIRNPVNCVHGNISFLQRYFDDLLALVQAYQNEMPHPSKAIAERRQKADIEFLQEDLPKILQSVEISAVRMTEIVASLRNFSRIDETKQQLIKLPECLDSTLLILNNRLKKNGVMVTKNYEANLPDILGYSGQLSQVFINLLANALDALEDKQKAGKIQSEIDWQPSIRLRIFTQFHDSEANSLEEQKDFICVQISDNANGIAETIKQHIFDDFFTTKPREKGTGLGLSISHEIITKKHHGRLELQSEMGVGSTFSVWLPIDNIPMR, via the coding sequence AAGTTTAGCAAACCTAACTATCGAATCTACCTTAAGTGATTTAACGCTATATGACACTATCGTCGATGCTAAAAATATCACAAAAAATGTAGTACAGCTCTTTGAAGCAGACACCATAATTCCCGGTATTATCCTTACTCAAAATAATCGTTTTTATGGCATGATTTCGCGGCGACGCTTTTTAAAGCGCATGAGTCGTCCCTATGCGTTAGAAATTTTTCTCCAGCGCCCTTTAAGTACTCTGTATAACGTTGAAAATTTCCCAGTAAATATCTTGCCTGAATCGACTTTAGTGGTGGAAGCTGCACAGTTTGCCCTAGAGCGTGAAGGTAGCCAAATGTATGAACCGATCGTGGTGGAGCGACAAAATGGGGACTATGCATTGATCGATGTGCCATTAGTTTTCTACGCCCAAGCTCATATTCATAAACTAACGAGTCAACTTCTCACCGAGCAAACCCACGCTCACATGGTACAAACGGAAAAAATGGCGAGTTTAGGGCGGATGGTTGCGGGTATCGCCCATGAAATTCGAAATCCAGTGAACTGTGTCCATGGCAATATCAGCTTTTTGCAACGGTACTTCGATGATTTGCTCGCCCTTGTTCAGGCTTATCAAAATGAAATGCCCCATCCATCTAAGGCGATCGCCGAGCGACGACAAAAAGCGGATATTGAGTTTCTCCAGGAAGACCTACCAAAAATTTTACAGAGCGTTGAAATTAGTGCCGTTCGCATGACAGAAATCGTTGCAAGTCTGCGTAATTTTTCCCGTATTGATGAAACAAAACAGCAACTTATCAAACTACCAGAATGCCTTGATAGTACATTACTAATCCTAAATAATCGCTTAAAGAAAAATGGGGTTATGGTTACAAAAAATTACGAAGCCAACTTGCCTGATATTTTGGGTTATTCAGGTCAGTTGAGTCAGGTCTTTATTAACCTCCTTGCCAATGCCTTAGATGCTCTCGAAGACAAACAAAAGGCTGGAAAAATTCAATCAGAAATAGATTGGCAGCCCAGTATTAGGCTGCGAATTTTTACCCAATTTCATGATTCTGAAGCTAATAGTTTAGAAGAGCAAAAGGATTTTATTTGCGTACAAATCAGTGACAATGCTAATGGTATTGCCGAAACAATAAAACAACATATTTTCGATGATTTTTTTACAACAAAGCCACGCGAAAAAGGTACGGGTCTCGGTCTTTCGATTAGCCACGAAATTATTACGAAAAAACACCATGGCCGTTTAGAGTTACAGTCAGAAATGGGCGTTGGGAGTACTTTTTCTGTGTGGCTACCTATTGACAACATACCGATGCGCTAA